The Flavobacterium faecale genome has a segment encoding these proteins:
- a CDS encoding bifunctional 4-hydroxy-2-oxoglutarate aldolase/2-dehydro-3-deoxy-phosphogluconate aldolase has translation MAQFTRIEVAQVMKDTGIVPLFYHKDVEVSKQVLKACYDGGARLLEFTSRGDFAFEIFAALNKYAIAELPGMILGVGSVTDAASASLYMQLGANFIVTPVLREDIAIACNRRKVLWSPGCGTLTEIARAEELGCEIVKLFPGDIYGPEFINGIKGPQPWTSIMPTGGVSPTRENLKGWFDAGVTCVGLGSKLIKADANGVFDIAKIEALTRECIEIIKSLRK, from the coding sequence ATGGCTCAATTTACAAGAATAGAAGTAGCACAAGTAATGAAAGATACAGGAATTGTTCCTTTATTTTATCATAAAGATGTTGAAGTAAGTAAACAAGTATTGAAAGCATGTTACGATGGTGGAGCACGTTTACTAGAATTTACTAGTAGAGGTGATTTTGCTTTCGAAATTTTTGCTGCTTTAAATAAATATGCAATTGCAGAGTTGCCAGGAATGATTCTAGGAGTAGGATCGGTGACTGATGCTGCTTCTGCGTCTTTATACATGCAATTAGGTGCCAACTTTATTGTAACACCAGTTTTAAGAGAAGATATTGCTATTGCTTGTAATCGTCGTAAAGTACTTTGGTCTCCTGGATGTGGTACACTTACAGAGATAGCAAGAGCAGAAGAATTAGGTTGCGAAATTGTAAAATTATTTCCTGGAGATATTTATGGTCCAGAATTTATTAACGGAATCAAAGGGCCTCAACCTTGGACATCGATCATGCCTACAGGTGGTGTGTCTCCAACAAGAGAAAACCTAAAGGGCTGGTTTGATGCAGGTGTTACTTGCGTTGGATTAGGTTCAAAATTAATAAAAGCAGATGCAAACGGTGTTTTTGATATTGCAAAAATTGAAGCATTGACTAGAGAATGTATCGAAATTATAAAAAGTCTTAGAAAGTAA
- a CDS encoding sugar kinase has protein sequence MKKVITFGEILLRLSTDRHLRFSQAESFKATYGGGEFNVAVSLANYGMTAEYVTKIPNNELGISALKEMRKLDVGCDNVLFGGDRLGIYFLETGTSTRASNVIYDRANSSMADLKVGEINWREILKGATWFHWSGITPALSESATQACLEAIKIAHEMGLTISTDLNYRAKLWNYGVQPKDVMPEMLKYSHVILGDIDTAYFMLGLDKVDPDYTKGELLPSLYDTIFKMCPDLKYVATTLRYSVSASHQRIGGVMYDGKKLYNAAVQEVTPVIDRVGSGDAFMGGLIYGLNEEPLDEQRALNFAVAACCLKHTISGDYNLVTKPEIEKLLSGDFSGKVSR, from the coding sequence ATGAAAAAAGTAATCACTTTTGGTGAAATTTTACTCCGTTTATCGACAGATAGGCACTTGCGATTCTCTCAAGCAGAATCATTCAAAGCTACTTATGGTGGGGGTGAATTTAACGTAGCGGTATCATTGGCGAATTATGGTATGACTGCAGAGTATGTAACTAAGATACCTAATAATGAATTAGGAATTAGTGCTTTAAAAGAAATGCGTAAGCTAGATGTAGGTTGTGATAACGTATTGTTTGGTGGTGATCGTTTGGGTATTTATTTTTTGGAAACAGGAACAAGTACGCGTGCAAGCAACGTGATTTACGATAGAGCAAACAGTTCTATGGCCGATTTGAAAGTAGGGGAGATCAATTGGAGAGAGATTTTAAAAGGAGCAACTTGGTTTCATTGGAGCGGAATTACACCTGCTCTGTCTGAAAGTGCTACTCAAGCTTGTCTAGAAGCTATAAAAATCGCTCACGAAATGGGATTAACCATTTCTACCGATTTAAATTACCGTGCAAAATTATGGAATTACGGTGTTCAACCAAAAGATGTAATGCCAGAGATGTTGAAATACAGCCACGTTATTTTGGGTGATATTGATACTGCTTACTTCATGCTTGGATTGGACAAAGTTGACCCAGATTATACGAAAGGAGAATTGCTTCCTTCTCTTTATGATACTATTTTCAAAATGTGTCCTGATTTGAAATATGTTGCAACTACTTTGCGTTATTCTGTGAGTGCATCACACCAGCGTATAGGTGGCGTTATGTATGACGGAAAAAAATTGTACAATGCAGCTGTTCAAGAGGTGACTCCAGTAATTGATCGTGTAGGAAGTGGAGATGCATTCATGGGTGGATTAATTTATGGCTTGAATGAAGAACCTTTGGACGAACAAAGAGCTTTGAATTTTGCAGTAGCTGCTTGTTGTTTGAAGCACACGATCTCAGGAGATTACAATTTAGTTACCAAACCAGAAATTGAAAAATTACTTTCTGGTGATTTTTCAGGAAAAGTTTCAAGATAA
- a CDS encoding SDR family NAD(P)-dependent oxidoreductase gives MSKVEGKVAVITGATGGIGFAVAKRLGKDGYTVVLNGIDDAAGAEKLAELTAEGITAEYYGFDMTDGDAVAANIAKIGEKFGKIDVLVNNTGGIGVRARFEDMTNEEYKFVMALNLDSVFYASRAAIPFLKKGENASIINYTSNAAWNGAGPGAGIYAVSKGGVQSITRALAKDLAEYGIRVNAVSPGTIDTPFHAQIKATKPEVFASWKSSVLLGRLGEPEEVAGVVAFLASADASFITAETIQIGGGQALGI, from the coding sequence ATGAGTAAAGTAGAAGGAAAAGTTGCAGTTATTACAGGTGCAACTGGAGGTATAGGATTTGCAGTAGCTAAAAGATTAGGGAAAGATGGATATACTGTTGTTTTAAATGGTATTGATGATGCAGCTGGAGCTGAAAAATTGGCTGAACTTACTGCTGAAGGAATTACTGCTGAGTATTACGGTTTTGACATGACTGACGGTGATGCTGTTGCTGCTAATATTGCGAAAATTGGGGAAAAATTCGGTAAAATCGACGTGTTGGTTAACAATACAGGTGGTATTGGTGTTAGAGCTAGATTTGAAGATATGACAAACGAAGAATATAAATTTGTTATGGCTTTGAACCTTGATTCTGTTTTCTATGCATCAAGAGCAGCTATTCCTTTCTTGAAAAAAGGAGAGAATGCATCAATCATCAACTATACATCAAACGCAGCTTGGAACGGTGCAGGACCAGGAGCTGGTATCTATGCAGTTTCAAAAGGTGGAGTTCAATCGATCACTAGAGCACTTGCTAAAGATTTAGCTGAGTACGGAATTAGAGTTAACGCTGTTTCTCCTGGAACTATCGATACTCCTTTTCACGCTCAAATTAAAGCAACTAAACCAGAAGTTTTTGCTTCCTGGAAAAGTAGTGTATTACTAGGAAGATTAGGTGAGCCAGAAGAAGTTGCAGGTGTTGTAGCTTTCTTGGCTAGTGCAGATGCATCTTTCATCACTGCAGAAACTATTCAAATTGGTGGTGGTCAAGCATTAGGAATCTAA
- a CDS encoding MFS transporter, which yields MKVKGLRWWIVSLIMLITIINYLDRGTLNYMWVANIEYKLVDAIDAGASENQAQFQAKDNSYLLVTKRGEQFIQKADMVNFKDEGQTVVNRQGIAYELGIVDKNATAEEASKQAKDELGIITIFFMIAYGFSQLFSGKLYDKIGTRRGFVASVLVWGLADALTSLSQGKVSLTGFRMMLGLGEAGPWPGATKSNAEWFPQKERAFAQGLFGAAASIGSILAPIVILSLYMTIGWKMTFVVVGVLGIAWLIPWLIINTKGPKEHSWITDEEREYILGDQTVNNVSTEVAKTWGELLSNKKNYSVILGRFFLDPIWWMFVTFLPMYLVEEFNLNIKELAFSAWVPYVGAMVGSIAGGWFSGFLIRRGATVDRARKTAMLIGGAVVVPAILTSVMVPNASLAVILMAFVLGGFQFMMTNIQTLPSDLHGGKSVGSLAGLGGASAVLGTILAISFAGQISSWPLLFGLLSALVPMSLIAIFLTIGKIEKI from the coding sequence ATGAAAGTAAAAGGATTAAGATGGTGGATCGTAAGTTTAATTATGCTGATTACCATAATTAACTATTTGGACAGAGGAACACTGAACTACATGTGGGTTGCCAATATTGAATATAAATTGGTTGATGCTATTGATGCTGGTGCTAGTGAAAATCAAGCGCAGTTTCAAGCAAAAGACAATAGTTATCTTTTGGTAACCAAAAGAGGCGAGCAGTTTATCCAAAAAGCGGATATGGTGAACTTCAAAGACGAGGGTCAAACAGTAGTGAACCGTCAAGGTATCGCTTATGAACTCGGAATTGTAGATAAGAATGCTACTGCTGAAGAAGCATCAAAGCAAGCTAAAGACGAATTAGGAATAATTACTATTTTCTTTATGATTGCCTACGGTTTTAGTCAATTGTTTTCGGGTAAATTATATGATAAAATTGGAACACGTCGCGGTTTTGTAGCTTCAGTTCTAGTTTGGGGTCTAGCAGATGCTTTAACTTCATTATCTCAAGGTAAAGTTTCTTTGACAGGATTTAGAATGATGTTAGGATTGGGTGAAGCAGGTCCATGGCCTGGAGCAACCAAAAGTAATGCAGAATGGTTTCCTCAAAAAGAACGCGCTTTTGCACAAGGTTTATTTGGAGCCGCAGCTTCTATAGGTTCTATCTTGGCACCAATTGTTATTTTATCCTTATACATGACAATTGGTTGGAAAATGACTTTTGTTGTAGTAGGGGTTTTGGGAATTGCATGGTTGATTCCATGGTTGATTATCAACACCAAAGGGCCAAAAGAACACTCTTGGATCACAGACGAAGAGCGTGAATATATTTTGGGAGACCAAACAGTGAACAATGTAAGTACGGAAGTTGCCAAAACTTGGGGAGAATTGTTGTCAAACAAAAAGAATTATTCAGTGATTTTGGGTCGTTTCTTTTTAGATCCAATTTGGTGGATGTTTGTAACATTTTTACCAATGTACTTAGTTGAGGAATTTAATTTGAATATTAAAGAGCTCGCTTTCTCTGCATGGGTACCTTATGTAGGTGCGATGGTTGGAAGTATAGCCGGTGGTTGGTTCTCAGGATTTTTAATCCGTAGAGGAGCAACTGTAGATAGAGCCCGTAAAACGGCTATGTTAATTGGTGGAGCAGTAGTAGTCCCTGCAATTTTAACATCAGTGATGGTTCCTAATGCATCATTAGCAGTAATCTTGATGGCATTTGTATTGGGAGGTTTTCAATTTATGATGACCAATATTCAAACTTTGCCAAGTGATTTACACGGTGGTAAATCGGTAGGTTCGTTAGCTGGTTTAGGAGGAGCTTCGGCAGTATTAGGTACCATTTTGGCTATATCATTTGCAGGACAAATTTCGAGCTGGCCATTATTATTCGGATTGCTATCCGCTTTGGTACCAATGTCTTTGATCGCAATTTTCTTAACGATTGGTAAAATCGAAAAAATATAA